The Siniperca chuatsi isolate FFG_IHB_CAS linkage group LG9, ASM2008510v1, whole genome shotgun sequence genome includes a region encoding these proteins:
- the LOC122881284 gene encoding uncharacterized protein LOC122881284 — protein MNAEEEQFSKCSRDELLSDKDDVPDSELDQISDDDENMSDKDYIPDSESQNDDADDDDTDASIPFMPSQSKAKQVQVNPVLPDVGTSYGSDTSIPVVPSTSKCWPPLEDPNAAETSVSVNSIKDSKEKPEDEAKLHEQKSTHLTMSKENYCYVCGKPQSKISRHLKTHKTHAEIVHAFSLPEHSKERKILLEKMRNKGNFKHNTTVLQGGTGPLKAKRKPKGKALAGKFIHCMHCQGMYIRKELWRHVRRCPCKPENEDLDKEPGRTKVLGMAVAHETAFCQQISSGVWKLLSVMKQDEVASAVRNDFSIIQFAQSLYNKHGQDPTKYEYMRQKLREVGRLLLCLRTEFSVHNLEEAVKPANFQRVVQAVKKVSGFDEEKHSYLTPSLALKLGHTLQKISNIIHCRALMAEDEELIRSTEIFKKLHTSKWPELVSHRALNTLSDAKYNKPSTLPFTEDVQILHRYLEKSVESAFCNLKEEATAQNYAQLAKLHLHKSLCSIEDVLGGFKNAPQKFS, from the exons ATGAATGCAGAG GAGGAACAGTTTTCTAAATGTTCCAGGGATGAACTGCTGTCAGATAAGGATGATGTACCAGATTCAGAACTGGATCAAATATCAGATGACGACGAGAACATGTCCGACAAGGACTACATACCAGACTCGGAGTCACaaaatgatgatgctgatgatgatgatacagaTGCAAGCATCCCCTTTATGCCTAGTCAGTCGAAAGCTAAACAGGTTCAAGTAAATCCAGTACTACCTGATGTTGGAACATCTTATGGGTCAGACACAAGCATCCCAGTTGTGCCCAGCACATCAAAATGTTGGCCACCTCTTGAAGATCCTAATGCTGCTGAAACATCTGTTTCAGTAAATTCTATCAAAGACTCAAAGGAAAAGCCAGAGGATGAAGCTAAGCTTCATGAACAAAAATCAACACATCTGACTATGAGTAAAGAAAATTACTGTTATGTTTGTGGTAAGCCACAAAGCAAAATTTCCCGCcacttgaaaacacacaagacacatgcTGAAATTGTACATGCATTTTCTCTCCCTGAGCATTCAAAAGAGCGTAAGATATTATTAGAAAAAATGAGGAATAAGGGAAATTTTAAACATAACACAACAGTTTTACAGGGTGGAACAGGACCGTTGAAAGCGAAGAGGAAACCAAAGGGTAAAGCACTGGCAGGAAAGTTTATTCACTGTATGCACTGTCAAGGGATGTACATTCGTAAGGAGCTTTGGAGACATGTCCGCAGATGCCCCTGTAAGCCAGAAAACGAAGATTTGGATAAAGAACCTGGGAGAACCAAAGTACTGGGCATGGCTGTAGCTCACGAAACTGCATTCTGTCAGCAGATCTCAAGTGGAGTGTGGAAGCTCCTTAGTGTCATGAAACAAGATGAGGTTGCCTCAGCTGTGCGAAATGATTTCTCTATTATTCAGTTTGCCCAATCACTCTATAACAAACACGGACAAGACCCTACAAAGTATGAATATATGCGACAGAAGCTCCGTGAAGTGGGACGTTTGTTGTTATGTCTGCGCACAGAATTCTCAGTACATAACCTAGAGGAGGCTGTTAAACCTGCTAACTTCCAGAGAGTTGTGCAAGCAGTAAAGAAAGTTTCAGGTTTTGACGAAGAAAAACACTCATATCTAACACCAAGCCTCGCGCTGAAACTGGGACATACACTACAGAAAATCTCTAACATTATTCATTGTAGGGCCCTCATGGCCGAAGATGAAGAACTGATCAGGTCCACTGAGATATTCAAGAAGTTGCACACCTCCAAGTGGCCTGAGTTGGTGTCTCACCGTGCCCTGAACACACTGAGTGATGCAAAGTACAACAAGCCATCAACATTACCCTTCACTGAAGATGTTCAGATCCTTCATCGGTACCTTGAGAAATCTGTAGAAAGTGCCTTTTGCAACTTGAAGGAGGAGGCCACTGCTCAGAACTATGCTCAACTTGCAAAGTTACACTTGCACAAATCATTGTGTTCAATCGAAGACGTGCTGGGAGGTTTCAAAAATGCGCCTCAAAAGTTTTCATGA